One Betta splendens chromosome 16, fBetSpl5.4, whole genome shotgun sequence genomic window carries:
- the azi2 gene encoding 5-azacytidine-induced protein 2 isoform X1 — protein MEPLAVDDDICILKHETAYTTAGESPVSVCAGDESVASHFALVTAYEDIKKRLRDTERDNTLLRKRVKQLEDKLFRPDAPPSEGPQYVNKAFSAYRGIYIEKEDLQAELKKLRKEKSESERLLTEQLQAKELELLQLRTEMETSQGTVMKSLNSPQDFWQVDRVSTELKIHKLQEELERVTLENSRLLERSTEEPHGLNGPDLHQICDAKYNTSERSIQQTYQALQCEVTRLHSELKHQTGLIRKLQPLISETRQVPVQCLDDVEKNNNHPVPLASVPRPPSAPPLPSCLGRPCPPPVGCSSGTLLPDSLREDCWYNGPWPSQTSSGEALMGSDTCSVVLPPPPLNQASLDESSRSFPSPPKPSDAIFWEGHSAASNSSSMGNYSPKSPPNTEWARPY, from the exons ATGGAGCCCTTGGCAGTGGATGATGACATCTGTATCCTTAAACATGAGACGGCATACACCACCGCTGGAGAGAGCCCTGTGTCCGTGTGTGCCGGGGACGAGTCAGTTGCCTCTCACTTTGCCTTGGTCACAGCCTATGAGGACATCAAGAAGAGGCTGAGGGACACAGAGCGAGACAACACCTTGCTGAGGAAGAGGGTTAAGCAGCTGGAGGATAAG CTTTTCAGGCCAGATGCACCTCCATCAGAAGGTCCCCAGTATGTGAACAAGGCCTTCAGCGCTTACCGAGGTATCTATATAGAGAAGGAGGACCTGCAGGCGGAGCTTAAGAAACTG agaAAGGAGAAGAGCGAGAGTGAGAGGTTGCTGACGGAGCAGCTCCAGGCTAAAGAGTTGGAGCTGCTTCAGTTGAGAACAGAGATGGAGACCAGCCAAGGTACAG TGATGAAGAGCTTGAACAGCCCTCAGGACTTCTGGCAGGTGGACAGGGTCTCCACTGAGCTCAAGATCCAcaaactgcaggaggagctggaaagGGTGACGCTGGAAAACAGCAGACTGCTGGAGAGAAGCACG GAGGAACCCCATGGCCTTAATGGACCAGACTTGCACCAGATCTGTGATGCAAAGTATAACACAAG CGAGAGGAGCATACAGCAGACGTACCAGGCTTTGCAGTGTGAAGTCACTCGTCTCCATTCAGAGCTAAAGCACCAAACAGGCCTGATCAGGAAACTCCAGCCATTGATCAGCGAGACAAGACAAG TTCCAGTCCAGTGTTTGGATGATGTGGAAAAGAACAACAACCACCCAGTTCCTCTGGCGTCAGTGCCTCGCCCCCCTAGTGCCCCTCCGCTCCCGTCATGCCTCGGCCGCCCGTGCCCCCCGCCTGTCGGCTGTTCCTCGGGCACCCTGCTGCCAGACAGCCTAAGAGAGGACTGCTGGTACAACGGGCCCTGGCCGTCCCAGACCAGCTCAGGGGAGGCTCTCATGGGGAGTGACACATGCTCTGTAGTCCTGCCTCCGCCTCCCCTCAACCAGGCTTCCTTGGATGAGAGCTCTAGGTCTTTCCCCAGCCCCCCCAAGCCCAGTGATGCCATATTCTGGGAGGGACACTCGGCTGCATCAAACTCCTCATCAATGGGAAACTACAGCCCTAAAAGCCCCCCCAATACTGAGTGGGCCAGACCTTATTGA
- the azi2 gene encoding 5-azacytidine-induced protein 2 isoform X2: MEPLAVDDDICILKHETAYTTAGESPVSVCAGDESVASHFALVTAYEDIKKRLRDTERDNTLLRKRVKQLEDKLFRPDAPPSEGPQYVNKAFSAYRGIYIEKEDLQAELKKLRKEKSESERLLTEQLQAKELELLQLRTEMETSQVMKSLNSPQDFWQVDRVSTELKIHKLQEELERVTLENSRLLERSTEEPHGLNGPDLHQICDAKYNTSERSIQQTYQALQCEVTRLHSELKHQTGLIRKLQPLISETRQVPVQCLDDVEKNNNHPVPLASVPRPPSAPPLPSCLGRPCPPPVGCSSGTLLPDSLREDCWYNGPWPSQTSSGEALMGSDTCSVVLPPPPLNQASLDESSRSFPSPPKPSDAIFWEGHSAASNSSSMGNYSPKSPPNTEWARPY, translated from the exons ATGGAGCCCTTGGCAGTGGATGATGACATCTGTATCCTTAAACATGAGACGGCATACACCACCGCTGGAGAGAGCCCTGTGTCCGTGTGTGCCGGGGACGAGTCAGTTGCCTCTCACTTTGCCTTGGTCACAGCCTATGAGGACATCAAGAAGAGGCTGAGGGACACAGAGCGAGACAACACCTTGCTGAGGAAGAGGGTTAAGCAGCTGGAGGATAAG CTTTTCAGGCCAGATGCACCTCCATCAGAAGGTCCCCAGTATGTGAACAAGGCCTTCAGCGCTTACCGAGGTATCTATATAGAGAAGGAGGACCTGCAGGCGGAGCTTAAGAAACTG agaAAGGAGAAGAGCGAGAGTGAGAGGTTGCTGACGGAGCAGCTCCAGGCTAAAGAGTTGGAGCTGCTTCAGTTGAGAACAGAGATGGAGACCAGCCAAG TGATGAAGAGCTTGAACAGCCCTCAGGACTTCTGGCAGGTGGACAGGGTCTCCACTGAGCTCAAGATCCAcaaactgcaggaggagctggaaagGGTGACGCTGGAAAACAGCAGACTGCTGGAGAGAAGCACG GAGGAACCCCATGGCCTTAATGGACCAGACTTGCACCAGATCTGTGATGCAAAGTATAACACAAG CGAGAGGAGCATACAGCAGACGTACCAGGCTTTGCAGTGTGAAGTCACTCGTCTCCATTCAGAGCTAAAGCACCAAACAGGCCTGATCAGGAAACTCCAGCCATTGATCAGCGAGACAAGACAAG TTCCAGTCCAGTGTTTGGATGATGTGGAAAAGAACAACAACCACCCAGTTCCTCTGGCGTCAGTGCCTCGCCCCCCTAGTGCCCCTCCGCTCCCGTCATGCCTCGGCCGCCCGTGCCCCCCGCCTGTCGGCTGTTCCTCGGGCACCCTGCTGCCAGACAGCCTAAGAGAGGACTGCTGGTACAACGGGCCCTGGCCGTCCCAGACCAGCTCAGGGGAGGCTCTCATGGGGAGTGACACATGCTCTGTAGTCCTGCCTCCGCCTCCCCTCAACCAGGCTTCCTTGGATGAGAGCTCTAGGTCTTTCCCCAGCCCCCCCAAGCCCAGTGATGCCATATTCTGGGAGGGACACTCGGCTGCATCAAACTCCTCATCAATGGGAAACTACAGCCCTAAAAGCCCCCCCAATACTGAGTGGGCCAGACCTTATTGA